TATGGACGGAACCCTGCGATGCTTTTATAAGCATACCGTAAATAAAAATTACTACGACCAGCCTGGTGAACAAGATATTACAGCGCATGTTGATTTTACCAGCCTGATGAATATGGGTAAATCTTTTGGATTGGAGGTTACCGGTTTTACAAAACAATCTCATTATTTAATTGCCTTAGGTATTTTGGAGAGATTAGCTGCTATGGGCAATGATTTTGAAACATTACTGAAGGTAAAAAATCTTTTCCATCCGGAAGGAATGGGAGAGATATTCAAGATACTAATCCAGCATAAGAATATTGAAAATCCTCAACTTATGGGTTTAAGACCTTTATGCTCATTACCTATAGTCAACACTAAAACGAAGGTAACGTAAGGCAAGGCTTTCGCTACCGTATCTATTACTACAGAAAGGAGTTCGCATGAAGATAAGTTACACATCAGAGCCTTCTTCTATGATGGAAATACTGATGGAGGCAATCAAAAGGGAGCAGGAATCTTACGATTATTACTATCGGGCTGCATTACAAGCAGCAAAGCCTGCTACCCGTAAGCTGTTGCTGAATTTAGCAGATTGGGAAAAAGGACATATCGAAGAACTTACGAACCATGTGATGGAACTTAAGGCCCAAATGGAGATTGACCGGGCTATGACCGGTGGTTTGTAAAACTCACAGGTGTTAAGAAGCGTATCATTGCGGGAAGCAAAGCGAAGAAATAATCCTTAAATTCGCGCTTATCCGTGTAAATTCGTGGCTAAGTGGCTAATATATTAAAGATGGAGAAAACGATGGATATTAAGCGAGAAGATCTCGTACAGCTATACTATTATCTGAGATTGACCCGAAGGCTGGAAGAACGGTTTACATCGCTCTATCATCAGGGAAAGATACTGGGAGGCGCATGGACAAGTAATGGTACAGAGGCTGTTTCTGTCGGGTACGGCTATGCCCTTAAGAGAGACGATATAGCAGCTCCTTATTTCAGGGATATGGGAGTTTTCCTGGTCAGAGGTATTACCCCAAAGCGCCTTATGGCTCAATATCTCGGGCGAAAGACCGGTGTTACTGGTGGTAAGGAAGGGAATGTTCATGTTGGGGATTTGAATTTTGGTGTTATTGGATTCCCCAGTCATCTGGCGGATAATTATCCTGTAGGAGCAGGTGTTGCTCTCGCCTTTAAGATACGGGGCGAAAAAAGGGTTGTTGCCGCATGCACCGGGGATGGTGGAACGAGCCGTGGTGATTTTCATGAGGGGATGAATCTCGCATCGGTAAGGAAATTACCGATTGTGTTTATCTGTAACAATAACCAATATGCCTACTCGACGCCATTGCAGTTACAAATGGCCATTAAAAATATTGCGGACCGCTCCCTTGCTTATAATATCCCCGGTAAAATTGTAGACGGAAACAATGTGATAGCCGTTTATACTGCGGCAAAGGAAGCCTACGAGGTCGCAAGAGATGGCGGCGGCCCTACCTTTATAGAATGCAAGACCATGAGGATGCACGGTCATTCAGAACATGACAGCGCTAAATATGTGCCGCGGGAATTATTGGAAGAGTGGAAGAAGAAAGACCCGATTTTGCATATGGAAAACTATTTGCTGGAAGGTAGTATATCTACAAGAGAGGAACTGGAAGACATCGACACACGGGTAAAAAAAGAGGTTGACGAGGCTGAGGCATTTGCGGAGGAAAGTCCATATCCTGATCCGGAAGACTGCCTGAAGGGTGTTTATGCAACACCTCTCTAGAAGAAAGGTAAGTATAGTAATCTCAAAACAAAATGTCACAGAGTAGAGTAAAATTTCCCAGAAAGTACAGATCAGTTTTTCCTCATCCCAAAGAAACGGCGTGATAGAGTATCAAGGTATTTTTGTCTCATAATCCCGAAGGGATGGTATGATTATAGCAAAAAGCAGAAGAAAGGATTTGAACCCCGAAGGGGTGGCATGGAAAACCCGTGTATACCTGTCATTGCCTGGGAATTTGCCGTTGTTTTCTAATAATTATTTCTTCAGGGTTGTTGATTTTGGGGTTATTCATTATCTATAATCATGACAGCCCTTCGGGCTTGAAATAGAGATCATCTTCATTGTATCTGTTATCACTTCTGAATTATAGGGTATTTTTGTACTATCATGATCTCAAAAATAAAGCGACATTTTCTTTTAACATTACTTATAGTTCATGAAAAAGAAAAGGAAAAGTATGAAAGAGATTACCTATCTTGAAGCAATTAAACAGGCAATGGACGAAGAAATGACAAGAGATCCAGGCGTGTTTATTTTGGGTGAAGATGTTGGGATTTTTGGCGGCGCTTTCCGTGCGACTGAAGGATTTTTGGAAAAGTACGGAACATGGCGGGTTATTGACACTCCATTATCTGAATCCGGCTTTACCGGCGCTGCAATTGGTGCGGCGCTCGCTGGTATGCGGCCAATAGTGGAAATGCAGTTTGCAGATTTTATCACATGTTCCTTTGACCAGTTGGTAACGGTGGCGGCAAAGAACCATTACCGATGGGGAGCGGCGACTCCGATTGTCGTGCGGGCGCCGTGCGGGGGGAATATTCATGGCGGACCATTCCACTCCCAGTGTATTGAAGGATACTTCTTTAATGTGCCCGGATTAAAAATCGTTTTTCCTTCCACGGTATATGATGCGAAAGGTTTATTAAAGGCGGCGATTCGCGATAATGATCCTGTTATTTATTGTGAACATAAATACCTCTATAGACGTATCAAAGATTCCATTCCCGAAGAAGATTACGTTGTGCCGATAGGGAGGGCCAGGGTTGCTCTGGAAGGAAATGATGTATCGGTTATTACCT
The genomic region above belongs to Candidatus Jettenia caeni and contains:
- a CDS encoding pyruvate dehydrogenase gives rise to the protein MDIKREDLVQLYYYLRLTRRLEERFTSLYHQGKILGGAWTSNGTEAVSVGYGYALKRDDIAAPYFRDMGVFLVRGITPKRLMAQYLGRKTGVTGGKEGNVHVGDLNFGVIGFPSHLADNYPVGAGVALAFKIRGEKRVVAACTGDGGTSRGDFHEGMNLASVRKLPIVFICNNNQYAYSTPLQLQMAIKNIADRSLAYNIPGKIVDGNNVIAVYTAAKEAYEVARDGGGPTFIECKTMRMHGHSEHDSAKYVPRELLEEWKKKDPILHMENYLLEGSISTREELEDIDTRVKKEVDEAEAFAEESPYPDPEDCLKGVYATPL
- a CDS encoding 2-oxoglutarate dehydrogenase E1-beta subunit yields the protein MKEITYLEAIKQAMDEEMTRDPGVFILGEDVGIFGGAFRATEGFLEKYGTWRVIDTPLSESGFTGAAIGAALAGMRPIVEMQFADFITCSFDQLVTVAAKNHYRWGAATPIVVRAPCGGNIHGGPFHSQCIEGYFFNVPGLKIVFPSTVYDAKGLLKAAIRDNDPVIYCEHKYLYRRIKDSIPEEDYVVPIGRARVALEGNDVSVITYGAMVYTALEAAQKLKEQGCSVEVIDLRTLLPLDNKSLFDTVKKTNKVVVLHEQTKTGGVGAEVSALINEYCFDYLDGPIIRIAAPDTPVPYSPPLEEAFIPQVKDVVSAVEKLMRY